The Candidatus Aminicenantes bacterium sequence CCGTGACGGTTGAATCTCCTGCCTTTGGCATGTCAAAGGGGAGCATGACGTAAATCTTTTCAAAAGCAAAGCGCTCCCCCCCCTTGACCAAAACCAGTTTATCCCGGGAGAGTTCCATCAACCCCACATCGTCCTGGCGGATGAAAAGGCGGCCATACACAAGAAATGCTCTGTGAAACCCTGTTTGGGCCTTCCATACCTTGATATGGTTATTGGCAAGGAGAAACAGGTTTGCCCGTGAATTGAAAAACACACCTTGGGAGGTGACATAAATGTCCCAAACATCCAAAAAAGCTTGATGTGACGTTTCGATCAGATCGTTCAGGGACACGAAGCGCATCTTCCCAGTCTCATCGGGCGCAAGATACCCGATCTCTCCCTGTGCGCCGACATAGACGCGCCCGGCATCGTCCACTGCCAGGGAACGGATGGCGGTCTTGTTCTTGCTTGGGATCAGGCGCCAGCTGATTCCGTCATATTCCAGTACCCCATCGCCGTTGCCAATATATATCACACCCCGCTTGTCTTGGATAATAGCCCAGTTCTGGGCTTGGGCCCCGTATTCCTTTGGATCGTAGCTGCGGATGTAGGGCAATCCCCGCTCTTTGATTATTTCGCTGCCGCCTTGAAGACTGGCGACTGTCAAGGTGATGATGATGGCAAAATTTAAAAACCGAATTTTTCTGCTCCTGAAATAAATATTAATATAAAAAAAATAGCAATTCAATTAAATTCAATTTTTCTAATAGTTTTTGCAGGGAATGATTTCTGAAAATGAAGTGCCCCTCGGCTGCGGCCAGGGACTTTTTTTATTTGCTGACGCGCTCGATGTAGGAGCCGTCGCGGGTGTCGACCTTGATCACCGTGCCCACTTCGATGAACGGCGGCACCGTCACCTCGAGTCCGCCCTCGAGCTTGGCCGGCTTGTAGGAAGCCTGCACCGTCGAGCCCTTCATGTTCTTCTCGGTCTCGACCACCTTGAACTCCATGGACAGGGGCGGCACGATGTTGATCGGCTTGCCCTGGAAGAACTCCATCTGGTAGGTCTCGTTCTCCTTCAGGTAAAAAACGTTGTCGCCGATGAACTCCCCGTCCAGGCCGAGCTGGTCGTAGGTCGTCGTGTCCATTAAGATGTAGTGGGTGCCGTCGTTGTAGGAATAGGTGACCTCCTTGGTCTCCAGGTTCACCTTTTCCACGCGGTCGGAAGAACCGAAGCGGAACGGGGAGCGCACGTTGCTCTCCAGGTCGCGCATCTTGACGTGGATGGTCGACTTGTAGCGGCCGGGGGTGACGTGGTCCATCTCCTCGACGCGGTACAGTTTATTGTCCATCAAGATGATCATGCCCCGGCGTATCTGGGTGGCGTTAATCATAATATCCTCCATTAATGAATTCATTGATCTGCCCGCGGTCGTTGCTGCGAGCATAGAATAAAGTGGCATGGCGTTCAAGCAGGAAAAAGTAGCCGGCGGCGGAATTCCCGGCCAGGAAGGTCTGCCCGTTGTTTTGGCCCGGCCGGAAGGCGAGCTTGAATTTTTTTTCCAGGAAGCTCCGGAAGGCGGCAGCGAAGCGGGCGCAATCCTGAACCGTGTCCCACTGCGCTTTCCAGAGCAGCAGCAAGGACGCGTTTTTGCCGTAGATGGCGTATGCGTCCCCATTCCAGCCGGCCGCCGCGTCGGTGATGTCGGTGCCTTCGGCCAGCAGCACGTTCAGGAAATACTCGCCGATCACCCCGGAGTGGATTTCCTGCCAAGAGGCCGGCCGGAAGGCGATACGCACCGTTGCCGGTTTTTCCCGCTTGAAATACTTCTCCGGATGCAGGATCTGCTCGGACGACTGCGGCGGCTGGGCCAGGACCTGGTTCAAACCCTTCCATTTGTCCTTGTTGAAGACATCGCGGCTGAACTTCATCCCGTCCAGGTAGGGCATGAGCAGTTGGTCCCTGACGATGGCCGGCGCGTCGCCAAGCGAGGAAGTTCCGGCCAGCGCCGAGAAAGCCAGCACGTTTTCCGGGCTGAAGGCCTCGCCGATCAGGTCGGGGTCGAAACCGAGCTGGCGGATCATCACCCAGGTGGCGTCGCCCTCGACCGCGGC is a genomic window containing:
- the efp gene encoding elongation factor P, which translates into the protein MINATQIRRGMIILMDNKLYRVEEMDHVTPGRYKSTIHVKMRDLESNVRSPFRFGSSDRVEKVNLETKEVTYSYNDGTHYILMDTTTYDQLGLDGEFIGDNVFYLKENETYQMEFFQGKPINIVPPLSMEFKVVETEKNMKGSTVQASYKPAKLEGGLEVTVPPFIEVGTVIKVDTRDGSYIERVSK